AGGAGCTCACCGCGATGCGCGAGACGGCGCGCGCCGAGGGCCGCACCCGGCTCTATGACGGCATGTGGCGCGACCGCGATCCGGCCACCGCGCCTACGGACGTCAAGCCGACCATCCGCCTGAAGGCGCCGCAGACCGGCGAGACCGTGATCGAGGATCAGGTCCAGGGCCGCGTGGTCTGGCAGAACGAGAATCTCGACGACCTCGTCCTGCTGCGCGGCGACGGCACCCCGACCTACATGCTCGCGGTCGTGGTCGACGACCACGACATGGGCGTTACCCACATCATCCGCGGCGACGACCATTTGATCAACGCGGCGCGCCAGAAGCAGATCTACGACGCGCTGGAGTGGGAGCTGCCGAGCATGTCCCACATTCCGCTGATCCACGGTCCTGACGGCTCGAAACTGTCGAAGCGCCACGGCGCGCTCGGCGTCGATGCCTATCGCGCGCTGGGCTATCTGCCGGCCGCCTTGCGCAACTACCTGGTCCGACTCGGCTGGAGCCATGGCGACCAGGAGATCTTCTCGACCCAGGAGATGATCGACGCGTTCGATCTCCCGGGTATCGGCCGCTCGGCGGCGCGGTTCGATTTCGCCAAGCTGGAGAACCTCAACGGTCACTACATCCGGCAGAGCGACGATCAATCCCTCGTGACCCAGTTCGAGAGTGTGCTGGATTATGTGCCCGAGGGCGCCGCGCTGAAGGCCAAGCTCAACGACACCACCCGCGCGCAATTGCTGCGGGCGATGCCGAGCCTGAAGGAGCGCGCCAAGACGCTGCTCGAGCTGATCGCGGGCGCCTATTTCATTTTCGCCGATCGGCCGCTTGAGCTTGATCCGAAAGCCGTGGCGCTACTGACGCCGGAAACGCGCGCATTGATCGGCCGCCTGCGCACCGCGCTCGAAGCCGTGAACGACTGGACGGCGGAAACCACCGAGGCCGCCATGCGGAATTTCGCCGAACAGAACAATCTGAAACTCGGCGCCGTCGCCCAGCCGCTGCGGGTGGCGCTGACCGGGCGTACGACGTCGCCCGGCATCTTCGACGTGCTGGCCGTGCTGGGACGCCAGGAGTGTCTTGCCCGTCTCGGCGATCAGGCGGCGTAATCCTGCATGGACCCCCTCCAGGGTCCATCTTGCAGCGCACATGGCAATGAGCTACCCATCCCGGGACGCTTTCTCCACAAGCCGTTCCGCCCGGCCATGGGCCGCAATTTAGCGACTGGGCATGGTCGGTTTTCGCAACGAATTCATCGGGGATATCACGATGGACGCAAAATCCAGCAAGACAGCCACACTCACCATCGGCAACAAGAACTACGATTTCCCGATCCTGAGCGGCACGGTTGGGCCCGATGTCATCGACATCGGCAAGCTCTACGGCCAGGCCGGGGTGTTCACTTACGACCCCGGCTTCACCTCGACCGGCAGCTGCCAGTCGAAGATCACCTACATCGATGGCGATGCCGGTGTTCTCGAATACCGCGGCTATCCGATCGAGCAGCTCGCCGAGCACGGCGATTTCCTCGAAACCTGCTACCTGCTGCTCTACGGGGAGCTGCCGACCCCGGCGCAGAAGAAGGACTTCGACCACCGCGTGATCCATCACACGATGGTGCATGAGCAGATGGCCCGCTTCTTCCAGGGCTTCCGCCGCGACGCGCATCCGATGGCAATCATGGTGGCTGCCGTCGGCGCGCTCGCCGCGTTCTATCACGACTCCACCGACATCAACGATCCACGGCAGCGCATGATCGCCTCGATGCGGATGATCGCGAAGGTGCCGACGCTGGCGGCGATGGCCTACAAGTACACGATCGGCCAGCCCTTCATCTATCCGAAGAACTCGCTGTCCTTTGCCGAGAACTTCCTCAACATGTGCTTCGCGGTGCCCTGCGAGGACTACAAGATCAATCCGGTGCTCGCCGACGCACTCGACAAGATCTTCATCCTGCACGCCGACCACGAGCAGAACGCCTCGACCTCGACGGTGCGCATCGCCGGCTCCTCCGGCGCCAACCCGTTCGCCTGCATCGCGGCCGGCATCGCCTGCCTGTGGGGCCCGGCGCATGGCGGCGCCAACGAAGCCGCGCTCAACATGCTCTACGGCATCGGCAAGGTCGAAAACATTCCGGACTTCATCGCCAAGGTGAAGGACAAGAACAGCGAAGTCCGCCTGATGGGCTTCGGCCACCGCGTCTACAAGAACTACGACCCGCGCGCCAAGATCATGCAGAAGATGTGTCACGCGGTGCTGAAAGAGACCGGGCACGGCGACGATCCGATGCTCAAGGTCGCGATGGAGCTCGAGAGGATCGCGCTCAGCGATCCCTACTTCATCGATCGCAAGCTCTATCCGAACGTCGACTTCTATTCGGGCATCACGCTGAAGGCGATGGGCTTCCCGGTCTCGATGTTCACCGTGCTGTTCGCGGTCGCCCGCACCGTCGGCTGGATCAGCCAGTGGAGCGAGATGATCGAGGATCCGCAGCAGAAGATCGGTCGTCCCCGCCAGCTTTACACCGGCGTCGCGCGCCGCGACTATGTGCAGATCGACAAGCGCACGTAAGCTTCGTTCCTGAGCGAAATCGAGACGGCGCCATCATTCCCGATGGCGCCGTTTTCGTTTGCCCCGAGCGACTTCGGTTAGCTCGAACGCAGGCCCAATTCCGCCAGCACGATGTCGGCTGCGCGGACGCTCGGCGGCTGCTCGCCGGTCGACATCTTGCCGTCCATCGTCGCGAACGCGACGAGCTGCCGCAGGCGCTCGGGCGAATCCTTGATCACGTCGACCAGCGCCTCCGCGAGCTTGTCCGGCGTGCAGTTCTCCTGCAGGAACTCGGGGATGATATCGCTGCCGATGACGAGATTGGCGAGGATCACCGACGACACCCGGATCGCGCGGCGCAGGATGAACGCCTCGGCGGCGCCGACGCGATAGGCCGTCACCATCGGAATCCCTGATAGCGCGAGCTCCAGCGTCACCGTGCCGGACTTCGCGAGCGCCGCACGGGCGACGCGGAATGCGGCGCGCTTCTCGATCTCGCCGATCGCGAGCCGCGGCGCCACCGGCCACGAGGCGACCCCTTCGCGCACCATCGCCTCGAGATGCGGCATGGTGGGAAGCACGAGCTCGAACGGGATTTGCCGGTTGAGCTTGCCGAGCGCAGCACCGAACAGCGCCAGATGATGCCTGATCTCGCTGCGCCGGCTTCCGGGCAGGACCAGCAGAACCGGTGGCTGCCCGTCGCGCCGCTTCTGCTCCTCCTCGTTCGGGCGCAGCGAGGCGAGCTGCTCGGTCAGGGGATGACCGACATAACTGCAGGGCGGTCCCTGCAGCTTGCGATACTCCTCCGGTTCGAACGGCAGCAGCGCCAGCACGTGATCGACATAACCGCGCATCGCCCGCGCCCGGCCCGGCCGCCAGGCCCAGACCGACGGCGACACGTAGTCGACGATCGGGATGTCGGGATTGCGCGCGCGGACCCGGCGGGCGACGCGATGGGTGAAGTCGGGGCTGTCGATGATGACGAGCATATCGGGCGCGTCGGCGAGCGCCGCGTCGGCGGTGCGGCTGATCAACCGCAGGATTTTCGGCAGTTGCTTCACGACGGCGGAAAGGCCAACGATCGAGAGTTCTTCGATCGGAAACAGCGGAGCGATACCCTCCGCGGTCATCGCCCGGCCGCCGACACCGGAAAACTGCACGCTATCGCCGAGGCGCTGGCGCAGCACCTTCATCAGCGCGGCGCCGAGACGGTCGCCGGATTCCTCGGTGGCGATGAGGAAGATCTTGCGATCGGTGCTGGGACTACGCGCCTGCATCAGCCCGCCAGTCCGATGACGAACAGCCCCTTGGCGTCGGCGGCCTCGATCAGGGCCTGCGGCTCGGCGGCGAGCGTGTTGCCGGCGATCACGGCGATGCCGGCGATCCCCGCCGTCGCCGCGCCCTCGACCGTCCGCGGGCCGATGGTCGGCAGATCGAAGCGCAGATCCTGCTTGCTCTTCGGCGCCTTCACCAGCACGCCGCGGCCGGCCTTGGCACGGATCCGCCCCTCGGCGCGCAGCCGCGCCACCCGCGCCAGCAGCCCGTCGGTACCCTCGATGTCCTCGACGGCGACCACGTGACCGTCGATCACCACCGCGGCCTGGCCGATGTCGAACGGACCGAGCGCATCGAGCACGCCGCGGCCTCGCGCGATATCGGCGAGCGCGGCGCTGTCGGGTGTCACGCGGGTCACGGCGCCCTCGGGCATCAGGAGATCGGGCGCGACATCCTTGATCCCGACCATGCGGAACCCTTGCTGCTCGAGGATGCGGCCGACGCTCGACAGCAAATGATCGTCGCCGCCGCGAAACGCGCGGACGACATGGCCGAGCAGGCGCAGCGTGCCCCAGTCGATTCTGATCTCCGACAGTGCCGGGCGCACCAGGGTGCCAATGAAGATCAGGTCGCGGCAGCCTTCATCACGAAATAGCCGCGTCGCCCGCCCGAGTTGACCGACCGAGATCCAGCGGTGGCGAAACCGCTGCGCACGTGCCGGATCGCAGGCGCCGCGCAGTGCAAACAGCACCGGCGTGATGCCGCGCGCGGCGAGTTGATCGGCGACCGCGAACGGCATGGCACCGCCGCCGGCGATCACGCCGACCGGCGAGGAAAGCGAGGGAGCCGCTGACGTCATGCTGGCGGCCATCCCCTGCTCAATTGGTGCCGGCGGGAAGACAGAGCGGCCGCAGCTTGCCGCCCTCGATGAAGGTGAGGATTTCCGCGATCGCGGGATCCTCGCTCGCCAGCGGCTGCACCGAAGCCAGCCGCTCGGCGAAGATGCCGGGGCCGTGGAACAGCTTCTGATAGAACGCACGCACGGTTGCGAGCCGCGCCTTGGTGAACTGGCGGCGGCGCATGCCGATGATGTTGAGGCCTTCGAGCACTGCGTACTGGCCGTTGGCGAGCCCGAACGGGATGATGTCGCCGCGCACGCCGCAAACACCGCCGATCATCACCTGCGAGCCGACCCGGGTGAACTGATGCACCGCCGACAGGCCGCCGATATAGACGAAGTCGCCGATCTCGCAATGACCGCCGAGCGTCGCCGACGTTGCGAAGATCACGCCGTTGCCGACCATGCAGTCGTGGCCGACATGGCTGTTGTTCATGAAGAAGCCGCGATCGCCCACGCGGGTGAGCCCGCCGCCCTTGATCGTGCCGACGTTCATCGTCACGCCCTCGCGGATCGTGCAGGCCTCGCCGACTTCGAGACGGGTCGGCTCGCCGCGATAGCTGAGATCCTGCGGCGGCCCGCCGAGCGCGGCAAACGGCGAGATGACGCAGCCGGCGCCGATCCTGGTATGTCCACTGACCGTGACATGCGCGATCAGCTTGCAGTTCTCACCGAGCACGACGTTGGGGCCGATGATGCAGTACGGACCGATCTCGGTGCCGGCCCCGATCACAGCGCCATCCGCAATCCGCGCAGTGGGGTCGATCATGCTCATGAAGTTTCGATCCGGAATTCGTTAATGGCGCCAAAGCGCTACGCTGTCGATTTGGGCGGTCGTTAGCGCGACTTTGACCGCCCTGTCCAGTGACGTATCATGACCGCCTGTTGCAAACGAGAAGGTCGCAACCGAGCCATGGTCCGGGCCGCCGCGCTGATCCTCAGCCTGTTCTCTGCGCCGATCGGCCCGGAGACCGTCGACCTCGGCAACAGCACGACCATCGATCTCTCGCACTTCGACTGCTGCGACATCAATCGCAGCACGATCGTCCAGCGGGTCTGCTACAGCGCCGGCGCGCGGACACTGCTGGTCGCGGTCAGGGGCAGGTATCAGCACTATTGCGGCGTGCCTGCTGAAACCTACGACGCGCTGATGATCGCGCCGTCGATGGGCGTCTTCCTCAACCGCGTCCTGCGCATCGCCGGCGCGGACGGCCGGTATGCTTGCAGGACGTCGTGACGGCGGCGACCTGAAGTTTAGTCCGTCAGCATCGCGCCGACATCAGCCTCGGCGACCACCTGACCGTTGACCTTGGCGTCGCCGTGAAACCACCACATCGTCTTGCGGCGACCGAGCGAGCGCATGTGATACTCGATGGTGTCGCCCGGCAGCACCGGCTTCCTGAATTTGCACTTGTCGATGGTGAGGAAATACACCGCGCGCGGCTTCTCGGTGCCTTCGACCGACTTGATGCCGATCACGCCGGCGGTCTGCGCCATCGCCTCGATCATCATGA
The window above is part of the Bradyrhizobium sp. PSBB068 genome. Proteins encoded here:
- a CDS encoding KTSC domain-containing protein; translation: MVRAAALILSLFSAPIGPETVDLGNSTTIDLSHFDCCDINRSTIVQRVCYSAGARTLLVAVRGRYQHYCGVPAETYDALMIAPSMGVFLNRVLRIAGADGRYACRTS
- the fabZ gene encoding 3-hydroxyacyl-ACP dehydratase FabZ, which gives rise to MEEAPVKFELVDINDILKTLPHRFPMLLIDRVIKIRTDYSGIGIKNVTFNEPPFQGHFPDRPVYPGVMMIEAMAQTAGVIGIKSVEGTEKPRAVYFLTIDKCKFRKPVLPGDTIEYHMRSLGRRKTMWWFHGDAKVNGQVVAEADVGAMLTD
- the lpxA gene encoding acyl-ACP--UDP-N-acetylglucosamine O-acyltransferase, giving the protein MSMIDPTARIADGAVIGAGTEIGPYCIIGPNVVLGENCKLIAHVTVSGHTRIGAGCVISPFAALGGPPQDLSYRGEPTRLEVGEACTIREGVTMNVGTIKGGGLTRVGDRGFFMNNSHVGHDCMVGNGVIFATSATLGGHCEIGDFVYIGGLSAVHQFTRVGSQVMIGGVCGVRGDIIPFGLANGQYAVLEGLNIIGMRRRQFTKARLATVRAFYQKLFHGPGIFAERLASVQPLASEDPAIAEILTFIEGGKLRPLCLPAGTN
- a CDS encoding glutamate--tRNA ligase codes for the protein MTNSVVTRFAPSPTGFLHIGGARTALFNWLYARKLGGKMLLRIEDTDRERSTKEAIDAILDGLKWLELDWDGDVIYQFSRAARHREVAEGLLAAGRAYYCYATPQELTAMRETARAEGRTRLYDGMWRDRDPATAPTDVKPTIRLKAPQTGETVIEDQVQGRVVWQNENLDDLVLLRGDGTPTYMLAVVVDDHDMGVTHIIRGDDHLINAARQKQIYDALEWELPSMSHIPLIHGPDGSKLSKRHGALGVDAYRALGYLPAALRNYLVRLGWSHGDQEIFSTQEMIDAFDLPGIGRSAARFDFAKLENLNGHYIRQSDDQSLVTQFESVLDYVPEGAALKAKLNDTTRAQLLRAMPSLKERAKTLLELIAGAYFIFADRPLELDPKAVALLTPETRALIGRLRTALEAVNDWTAETTEAAMRNFAEQNNLKLGAVAQPLRVALTGRTTSPGIFDVLAVLGRQECLARLGDQAA
- the lpxI gene encoding UDP-2,3-diacylglucosamine diphosphatase LpxI (LpxI, functionally equivalent to LpxH, replaces it in LPS biosynthesis in a minority of bacteria.) codes for the protein MTSAAPSLSSPVGVIAGGGAMPFAVADQLAARGITPVLFALRGACDPARAQRFRHRWISVGQLGRATRLFRDEGCRDLIFIGTLVRPALSEIRIDWGTLRLLGHVVRAFRGGDDHLLSSVGRILEQQGFRMVGIKDVAPDLLMPEGAVTRVTPDSAALADIARGRGVLDALGPFDIGQAAVVIDGHVVAVEDIEGTDGLLARVARLRAEGRIRAKAGRGVLVKAPKSKQDLRFDLPTIGPRTVEGAATAGIAGIAVIAGNTLAAEPQALIEAADAKGLFVIGLAG
- the gltA gene encoding citrate (Si)-synthase; protein product: MDAKSSKTATLTIGNKNYDFPILSGTVGPDVIDIGKLYGQAGVFTYDPGFTSTGSCQSKITYIDGDAGVLEYRGYPIEQLAEHGDFLETCYLLLYGELPTPAQKKDFDHRVIHHTMVHEQMARFFQGFRRDAHPMAIMVAAVGALAAFYHDSTDINDPRQRMIASMRMIAKVPTLAAMAYKYTIGQPFIYPKNSLSFAENFLNMCFAVPCEDYKINPVLADALDKIFILHADHEQNASTSTVRIAGSSGANPFACIAAGIACLWGPAHGGANEAALNMLYGIGKVENIPDFIAKVKDKNSEVRLMGFGHRVYKNYDPRAKIMQKMCHAVLKETGHGDDPMLKVAMELERIALSDPYFIDRKLYPNVDFYSGITLKAMGFPVSMFTVLFAVARTVGWISQWSEMIEDPQQKIGRPRQLYTGVARRDYVQIDKRT
- the lpxB gene encoding lipid-A-disaccharide synthase, coding for MQARSPSTDRKIFLIATEESGDRLGAALMKVLRQRLGDSVQFSGVGGRAMTAEGIAPLFPIEELSIVGLSAVVKQLPKILRLISRTADAALADAPDMLVIIDSPDFTHRVARRVRARNPDIPIVDYVSPSVWAWRPGRARAMRGYVDHVLALLPFEPEEYRKLQGPPCSYVGHPLTEQLASLRPNEEEQKRRDGQPPVLLVLPGSRRSEIRHHLALFGAALGKLNRQIPFELVLPTMPHLEAMVREGVASWPVAPRLAIGEIEKRAAFRVARAALAKSGTVTLELALSGIPMVTAYRVGAAEAFILRRAIRVSSVILANLVIGSDIIPEFLQENCTPDKLAEALVDVIKDSPERLRQLVAFATMDGKMSTGEQPPSVRAADIVLAELGLRSS